A window of Pirellula sp. SH-Sr6A contains these coding sequences:
- a CDS encoding beta strand repeat-containing protein, translated as MIRRSHRDSAKSAARTARIREKAYLMRNQVRKSAESFVMRYQARMAWWSRTFRTPSLGLLHWATGQAKTLWAAFMAILGLSPKGWGKGSSRRAPAVRQSYFRTALCEGLEERKLLAVDIFTNDSNLQEGGPVQNGQFFLTRSGNVGNEVVTLAFDTTSGFANTENADFVATAASVKIYEFGKPSLLNVTIPAGSTSLVIDIDAIDDNLYDGGTETVKVALITSSSEAIGLKTNAQIGIIDNETAPTIRIVASDASATENAGGTDPGEFTVEYVGSPSDKAAVVNMTYTVPGNTVTTASSADYNSAGSATIPAGSQSTVVAVTINDDNLVEATETIKAKITLASANPLIVVGSSDTDVITIADTPDTAKVSIGPFVAATVSETGGVATAKISQTQASSSPTVVKYSLITGTTATEGTDFTFGLVSEIEANDSVFGPQQFASGAQGLAGFSLNNDSEIANSTTVPHLTVNSTTGTNNGTADVYAFYTSTGGASVFDIDTTTGGFNSFLEVFDGNGTLLGSNDNLFEGSGSGSGGGPNTTDSQVSVNLPSAGIYYVRVTAGTAGSSANSAGASAGANTGATGAQSYRLHLSVPGAQNYGVIGAGSTNVPLIMSAIGDSLVEPDEDIKVRLDSIPLADSDISFQSGTATDASRNAAVTILDDDNAKITVTSTKAVEPGTNGVFTFTQSLKSSSNTVVEVVVDNINSTTKSLFNGSVSDPADHTLAQTLTVTIAANTTQTTLTVPVIDSALIEEDETLVVKLATKTTTDPQITLAAPTASMLFQDEDLGVVDVDATFSPAVEGVSNGKFTFFLAEPPGYPIGKLTTSDRDTVIEYTISGSATPGVDFAPLTGTATIPAFASSTDVIIDVMGAFNDLELEANETVIISITKLLTPTDSNISVGVGSPTDQLVIVDNDSLTVSVSKTLDAFEGGAKGVFTFETVGTGITVVPTVVTYKVNALSSAVEGVDFGFLTGTVTIPAGAAPQSATVEIDATGAFDDGLFEGNETVFIEIVSVSGGPGVTGSGNAVGNIIDDESGTVTITKVDDAAEGNTNGKFQITLGGQSPLPTVVEYSVLTGNINDATPGSDYVALGPTGKVTFAPFQTSTTLLVDVMDDGISEGTETVRVQVTKVLSGIGYTPAGGPATVNIFSDQEVELSVVDSVATETPLNNDSASFAVKLYSPSAGIYTSSETPTVVTYQVLTGNADDATAGSDYPALTGTVTIAANQTSAVITVAATDDNLIEETEKVRIKLLSVSSGAGDITISKSLDQGFVSINDNDAGYVSVKATKSPAQDNPASDVDGEFTFFLSQPSATNTVVTYSIAGTATSGAGNDYATLSGTVTIPANSTSATVLVDVFNDNIVEGTETVKVTMTAITSGDPQIKLGSLGGPSLKFQQGLGTYNSSEDTFISLAFPTVNFDGGAIQVDTDSLPVPSSAAEHGLLKFGGIIGPSAIPLGAPIQNAVLSLTTTIGGPVSLHELFGGWSEGTATWNTVFGGNGIQPDGLESSASGPLAILPSFSTTPVNVTSNVQSWSSGNPNFGWAILPNNPLIGTKIVSSEGLFGARPYLTVDLDLSATVEIVDTDTATVQVFGTSDAVEPGIQGKFMIVMTNPSSSAVTVYYEDLLTGTAVSGSDYVPVPSGSIVIPANATNATVFITPNNDSLIEFPETVNLKITKIVTADPEITLGSPVTGTVTINDNDFGVISFGAVVNGDENTMGNTKLSPINGTAVINLTVPSDTDTVLALSVTGTATAGSDYNALPALVTIPANFLSTTITIEVIDDGINEAAGESVILKLDSIVSGNPSIFGTPTSKTVLILDDEQVLEVNNVATIKNAVEGTTNGEFQFQLNFPSDKPTVITYQVINPAGGAGLAALAVDGKAPDYNGSALTGSVGPTYVTGTVTIPANSTSVSLPVVPFLDYVTEGPETVQLQITSVSNGNGVLNATPNAFVTINDLEYKVAVTKTDSPGAEPGPAAGSNAQFTFTLTNPLPEPTVVTYSVVPGAGLFISPAFDPDTNLPDVGPLSGTLTIPANTTQFTLSVDVIDDLKLEGDETLTLQITGASTAGPSYKWGPAPVPTIDSTPATQVVVDNDTTTVSVSGVDGTESGQPLALSDGKFVISQGNVSATDTVVKYKILASSTATSGSDYSTISTTLATIPAGQLSTWVTVDVQQDNLLEPTETVNIQLLSLEGPTDPSAKLGTTLGTVNITDDDTSTAFLIPTSPIGFEPGTNDGVFTVFLTNPSSTNTVVTFSLDPSGDATPGLGNDYQLLDKLAGTTLAIPVGSVTVPAGQTSTTIIVDVLDDNIIENDETVKIKLSSTSNAKITADTTLKTVTIQDLTGFSVDQDTAKVVVSKLVDGDENKAGLPIDGKFLLTLVPTNPNYNPLNGKFYSDENTVVEYVVQGSSTATNGSDFNLAVTGTVTISAGDTTAILTVPVLEDNLAEFTETVDIKLTSIKGVHVAAISADSTPATVSILDDDASVLTISSPTVVETDSGTVAMKFLVTSPTAVAGGFSVSFAVADVTTNKSGPSDYSVATSSPLAFTGIAGETQFIVIDVNGDTLVEATETLKVTLTSATPGSPLVIAGAVGTGTITNDDKAVFTIADVTVVEDTDKTSPSGDGSPAFVEMEFEVKVSNPIDVATDIDINFTDLTAVGGDFDSFLNIAKPVPVPQLVGGIDYDNDAANGGVGAYNSKVTFSANSTTSQKFRVRVNNDSIVEGGLLNSFGNEQFEVTMVDKTGTRNTDVNDKAIGTITDDDVATVSLVTNDPLASEPFDTVNEGNGQFTVVQTAVSSSPTIISYTVGGSASPGSDYKALTGVVTIPAGATSAFIDVTVVDSAELEDDETVVVTLTKITSGDPDVTLTGTLAGTVTIYDDDQALVTLKANDPNASEDPLDDGQFTVSLSEVSDTNTVVTYSIAAGVGQATNGADYKALSGTVTIPAGQTETKIDVSVLQDVAVESAETVTLTLTGLLSPTNADIKIGGANNDTVTIADDSDGILVSVFNNGNGTEGVSNGSFIIKITKDDGVTPVPAPPLGLTVNYSSAGGTATAGPSGDYVALSGSIFIPPGQTTGLIDVSVNDDLLVEATETVKVGLVGLVHSGFPGMEPASIGVGNAAVDIIDNDKAVFTVEDLVVNEGDGSATIKVSISSKLEGISVPVTVNYTPLTAGSPSDFAPSGSQTVVFGPGSLAPQSVTFTIVDDLLVEGLEGFGVSLSTTYVNGPGLHVVDTTDVAVVGILDNDFQVFNVQGVKAGSSAWSATFNDFVDNTGAPVGQRGFSIPAGAAQATTLPWANINRLFVNFSQDPDPATLTPANFVLFGLQGAATPSVTSVAYDTSTNIATLTLSGNITNDRLRLLVSDSVTYLGTPLDGEWANNADSFDSGNGTPGGAFNFTFNVLPGDVDRFSTVNIADASLAFGAIGASTDGTNAFPAPNTSPYTIFKDVDGSGTVNIADAAITFGRLSLPLNSLPVGSPGSFGTGNTGAGDYEKEAVLRSLKSQLGDWAPSPIEMAPYEPDVTGIDEAMESFDELDLVLGDGEFLSGNSGESL; from the coding sequence ATGATTCGTCGCTCCCACCGTGATTCCGCCAAATCTGCTGCACGTACTGCTCGGATTCGCGAGAAGGCTTACTTGATGAGGAACCAAGTCCGCAAGTCTGCGGAGAGTTTCGTTATGCGCTACCAGGCTAGAATGGCTTGGTGGTCGCGAACCTTCCGAACGCCGTCGTTGGGTCTCCTGCATTGGGCAACCGGGCAAGCGAAGACATTGTGGGCGGCCTTCATGGCGATCTTGGGTTTGTCGCCAAAGGGGTGGGGTAAGGGATCATCGCGGCGAGCGCCCGCCGTTCGGCAAAGTTACTTCCGAACAGCGTTGTGCGAAGGGTTGGAAGAGCGAAAGCTTCTCGCGGTGGATATCTTCACCAACGATTCGAACTTGCAGGAAGGTGGCCCGGTTCAAAACGGCCAGTTCTTCCTCACACGAAGCGGCAATGTGGGTAACGAAGTCGTCACGTTGGCGTTCGACACCACATCCGGATTTGCGAACACCGAAAACGCCGACTTTGTGGCAACCGCTGCGAGTGTCAAGATTTATGAGTTCGGGAAACCTTCCTTGTTGAACGTCACCATTCCCGCAGGGTCAACGAGTCTTGTGATCGACATCGACGCGATCGATGACAATTTGTACGACGGCGGGACAGAAACGGTGAAGGTAGCGTTGATTACTTCTTCGAGTGAAGCGATCGGATTGAAGACCAATGCCCAAATCGGGATCATCGATAACGAGACCGCTCCGACGATTCGAATCGTGGCCTCCGATGCATCGGCTACTGAAAATGCGGGAGGAACCGATCCAGGTGAATTCACCGTGGAGTATGTCGGTTCCCCGAGCGACAAGGCCGCCGTCGTGAACATGACTTACACTGTGCCCGGGAACACGGTAACCACTGCGTCCTCAGCCGATTACAATTCCGCTGGATCAGCGACGATTCCTGCTGGGAGCCAGAGCACGGTTGTAGCGGTAACCATCAACGACGATAACTTGGTCGAAGCCACTGAGACCATCAAAGCGAAGATCACTTTGGCCTCGGCGAATCCATTGATCGTCGTTGGTAGTTCCGACACCGATGTCATCACCATTGCCGATACACCTGACACGGCCAAAGTTTCGATCGGTCCCTTTGTTGCTGCGACCGTGAGTGAAACCGGGGGTGTTGCGACTGCAAAGATTTCGCAAACCCAGGCCTCTAGTTCTCCAACGGTTGTCAAGTACTCGTTGATCACGGGAACGACGGCCACCGAAGGAACCGATTTCACGTTTGGGCTGGTATCGGAAATCGAGGCCAACGATTCGGTGTTTGGTCCACAGCAGTTTGCTTCCGGAGCGCAGGGCCTGGCCGGGTTCTCGCTGAACAACGATTCGGAAATTGCGAATTCCACAACGGTTCCGCATTTGACGGTCAATAGCACCACGGGAACTAATAACGGAACGGCCGACGTCTATGCCTTCTATACCTCCACGGGAGGTGCATCGGTGTTTGATATCGACACCACGACCGGCGGTTTCAATTCCTTCCTCGAAGTCTTCGACGGCAATGGTACGCTGCTCGGCTCCAACGATAACCTCTTTGAAGGTAGCGGTAGTGGTAGTGGTGGAGGACCGAACACGACCGACTCCCAGGTCTCCGTCAATCTGCCCAGTGCGGGGATTTACTATGTACGCGTTACCGCAGGGACCGCTGGCTCGAGCGCCAATAGCGCTGGAGCGAGTGCTGGGGCGAATACGGGAGCGACAGGAGCTCAAAGCTATCGATTGCATTTGTCGGTACCGGGTGCCCAAAACTATGGGGTGATCGGAGCGGGTAGCACGAATGTTCCCCTGATCATGAGCGCGATCGGCGACAGTTTGGTTGAACCCGATGAAGACATCAAAGTTCGGCTCGACTCCATTCCTCTCGCGGACAGCGACATCAGCTTCCAAAGCGGGACCGCCACAGACGCTTCTCGCAACGCAGCGGTAACGATTTTGGACGACGACAATGCCAAGATTACCGTTACCTCCACCAAAGCCGTCGAACCCGGCACCAACGGTGTCTTCACCTTCACACAAAGTTTGAAGAGCTCTTCGAACACGGTCGTAGAAGTTGTCGTCGACAACATCAATTCGACCACAAAGAGCTTGTTCAATGGTTCCGTTTCGGATCCTGCTGATCATACCCTGGCACAAACGTTGACTGTCACCATCGCTGCGAACACCACGCAGACGACATTGACCGTTCCGGTCATCGATTCGGCCTTGATCGAAGAAGACGAAACGTTGGTGGTCAAGCTTGCGACCAAAACCACCACCGACCCACAAATTACCCTGGCTGCTCCGACCGCCTCGATGCTCTTCCAAGACGAAGATCTAGGAGTGGTGGACGTCGACGCGACATTCTCGCCAGCCGTCGAAGGAGTCAGCAACGGGAAGTTCACCTTCTTCTTGGCAGAACCACCTGGATATCCCATTGGCAAGCTGACCACGAGCGATCGCGATACGGTGATCGAGTACACCATCAGCGGATCGGCGACACCAGGAGTGGACTTTGCTCCTCTAACAGGTACCGCGACGATTCCTGCGTTTGCTTCATCGACCGATGTCATCATCGACGTCATGGGTGCATTCAATGACCTGGAGCTCGAGGCAAACGAGACGGTCATCATCTCGATTACCAAGCTCCTTACACCGACCGACTCCAACATTTCGGTTGGAGTCGGCTCTCCGACCGATCAGTTGGTGATCGTCGACAACGATTCCTTGACCGTTTCGGTCAGCAAGACTCTGGACGCATTCGAAGGTGGGGCAAAGGGTGTTTTCACCTTTGAAACCGTCGGTACAGGGATAACCGTTGTTCCTACAGTCGTCACGTACAAAGTGAATGCGTTGAGCTCTGCGGTGGAGGGAGTTGATTTTGGATTCCTCACTGGGACTGTCACGATTCCAGCAGGGGCAGCACCTCAATCTGCGACGGTAGAGATCGATGCGACGGGTGCTTTCGATGACGGGCTATTCGAAGGAAACGAGACCGTTTTTATCGAGATCGTTTCGGTCAGTGGTGGTCCCGGCGTAACAGGCTCTGGTAACGCGGTAGGGAATATTATCGACGACGAATCGGGCACTGTAACGATTACCAAGGTGGATGACGCTGCAGAAGGAAACACGAACGGCAAATTCCAAATCACGTTAGGTGGTCAAAGCCCATTGCCGACTGTGGTCGAATACTCGGTTCTGACCGGGAACATCAACGATGCGACCCCCGGGAGTGATTACGTCGCACTGGGTCCAACCGGCAAGGTAACGTTTGCTCCGTTCCAGACCAGTACCACGTTGCTGGTCGATGTAATGGATGATGGGATCAGCGAAGGAACCGAAACCGTCCGCGTGCAGGTTACCAAGGTCCTCAGCGGTATCGGCTATACCCCAGCCGGTGGACCTGCGACCGTGAACATCTTCTCCGATCAAGAAGTCGAGTTGAGCGTTGTCGATTCGGTAGCCACCGAGACGCCACTGAACAACGACTCCGCATCGTTTGCAGTGAAGCTCTACAGCCCGAGCGCTGGGATTTACACTTCAAGTGAAACTCCCACGGTCGTGACCTACCAAGTCCTCACAGGTAACGCAGATGATGCGACGGCTGGTTCGGACTATCCTGCCCTAACCGGAACAGTGACCATTGCAGCGAACCAAACGTCTGCCGTTATCACGGTTGCAGCTACCGACGACAATTTGATCGAAGAGACCGAGAAGGTCCGGATCAAGCTGTTGAGCGTATCCAGTGGTGCTGGAGACATCACGATTTCCAAGTCGTTGGATCAAGGATTTGTATCGATCAACGACAATGACGCAGGATACGTCTCGGTGAAAGCGACCAAGTCGCCCGCACAGGACAATCCCGCTAGCGACGTCGACGGAGAGTTCACATTCTTCCTAAGCCAGCCCAGCGCGACGAACACTGTCGTGACCTACTCGATCGCGGGCACAGCGACCTCGGGAGCAGGCAATGATTATGCGACCCTCTCAGGGACGGTAACCATTCCGGCCAATAGCACGTCGGCAACCGTGCTGGTTGATGTATTCAACGACAACATCGTCGAAGGAACCGAGACGGTCAAAGTCACCATGACTGCGATCACCTCGGGTGATCCGCAGATCAAGCTTGGTTCGTTGGGTGGCCCATCGCTGAAATTCCAACAAGGGTTGGGGACCTACAACAGCAGTGAAGACACCTTCATTTCTCTTGCGTTCCCGACCGTGAACTTCGATGGAGGAGCGATTCAGGTCGATACCGATTCACTGCCCGTTCCATCGAGTGCAGCGGAACACGGATTGCTGAAGTTTGGAGGAATTATCGGCCCATCGGCTATTCCGTTAGGGGCACCGATTCAGAACGCCGTTCTCTCGTTAACCACGACGATCGGCGGTCCGGTATCCCTGCACGAACTGTTCGGTGGCTGGTCCGAGGGAACGGCAACTTGGAACACGGTATTTGGTGGTAACGGGATCCAGCCGGATGGTTTGGAATCCTCGGCATCCGGTCCTTTGGCGATCTTACCGAGCTTCTCCACCACTCCAGTCAATGTCACGTCGAACGTGCAATCCTGGTCCAGTGGAAATCCAAACTTCGGATGGGCCATCCTCCCGAACAACCCCTTGATTGGAACAAAGATTGTCAGCTCGGAAGGTCTGTTCGGAGCCAGACCCTACTTGACGGTGGATCTGGATCTCTCTGCGACCGTTGAAATCGTGGACACCGATACTGCAACGGTTCAGGTCTTCGGGACGTCCGATGCAGTCGAGCCAGGCATACAGGGCAAGTTCATGATTGTGATGACCAACCCGTCCAGTTCAGCTGTAACGGTTTACTACGAGGATCTGCTTACAGGAACTGCCGTATCGGGTAGCGATTATGTCCCGGTTCCATCCGGCTCGATCGTGATTCCAGCGAACGCGACCAATGCGACCGTATTCATTACCCCCAACAACGACAGTTTGATCGAGTTCCCTGAGACAGTGAACCTCAAGATCACCAAGATCGTAACGGCAGACCCTGAGATCACTCTCGGTTCTCCTGTGACGGGCACGGTCACTATCAATGACAATGATTTCGGCGTCATCTCGTTCGGTGCTGTGGTCAATGGCGATGAAAACACAATGGGGAACACGAAGCTTTCTCCGATTAATGGGACGGCAGTTATCAATTTGACCGTACCGAGCGACACCGACACCGTGCTGGCTCTATCGGTAACAGGAACTGCCACCGCGGGGAGCGATTACAACGCCCTGCCAGCGTTGGTCACCATACCGGCGAACTTCTTATCCACCACAATCACCATCGAGGTGATCGATGATGGAATCAATGAAGCGGCTGGTGAGTCGGTTATTTTGAAATTGGACTCCATCGTCTCGGGTAACCCCAGCATCTTTGGAACTCCCACCAGCAAGACCGTCTTGATTCTGGATGACGAGCAAGTGTTGGAGGTCAACAACGTCGCGACCATTAAGAACGCTGTGGAAGGAACGACCAACGGCGAATTCCAATTCCAATTGAATTTCCCGAGTGACAAGCCAACTGTCATCACCTATCAGGTTATCAATCCAGCTGGTGGTGCGGGGCTAGCCGCCCTCGCAGTGGACGGCAAGGCTCCTGACTACAACGGATCCGCGCTAACCGGTTCGGTAGGCCCAACCTATGTCACGGGAACGGTAACGATCCCTGCGAATTCGACTTCGGTTTCGCTCCCAGTGGTGCCGTTCCTGGATTACGTGACAGAAGGGCCCGAGACGGTCCAGCTGCAGATCACGTCGGTTTCGAATGGCAACGGTGTGTTGAACGCTACACCGAATGCTTTCGTGACCATCAACGATCTGGAATACAAGGTAGCGGTGACCAAGACTGATAGCCCGGGTGCTGAGCCCGGACCAGCAGCGGGCTCCAATGCCCAGTTCACCTTTACCTTGACCAATCCGCTCCCTGAGCCGACCGTGGTCACGTACAGTGTGGTCCCGGGCGCTGGACTGTTCATTTCCCCTGCATTCGATCCCGATACCAATCTTCCTGACGTCGGACCTCTCTCGGGTACTTTGACGATTCCGGCGAACACCACCCAATTCACCTTGAGCGTCGATGTTATCGACGACTTGAAGTTGGAAGGGGACGAAACCCTCACGTTGCAAATCACGGGTGCATCGACAGCTGGCCCCAGTTACAAGTGGGGCCCAGCACCTGTTCCAACCATTGACTCGACACCTGCGACGCAAGTGGTCGTGGACAATGACACGACCACCGTTTCTGTAAGCGGTGTCGATGGAACCGAGTCTGGACAACCTTTGGCATTGAGCGATGGCAAGTTTGTCATCTCTCAAGGAAATGTTTCCGCGACCGACACCGTCGTGAAGTACAAGATCCTGGCTTCCAGTACGGCAACGAGTGGCTCGGACTATTCGACCATTTCGACGACGCTAGCGACAATTCCAGCAGGTCAATTGTCGACATGGGTAACCGTTGATGTCCAGCAAGACAATTTGCTCGAACCGACCGAAACCGTGAACATTCAATTGCTGAGTTTGGAGGGCCCAACCGATCCAAGTGCTAAGCTTGGAACCACTCTTGGTACGGTCAACATCACGGACGACGACACATCGACAGCGTTCTTGATCCCTACCAGCCCTATCGGATTCGAGCCAGGGACGAACGACGGTGTGTTCACCGTCTTCCTCACCAACCCATCATCGACAAATACCGTCGTCACCTTCTCGCTCGATCCGAGCGGAGATGCGACCCCAGGATTGGGCAACGATTACCAGTTGTTGGATAAGTTGGCAGGAACAACGCTAGCGATCCCAGTTGGTAGCGTAACCGTCCCTGCAGGACAGACGTCGACCACGATCATTGTGGATGTTCTCGATGACAACATCATCGAAAACGATGAGACAGTGAAGATCAAACTTTCGTCGACTAGCAACGCAAAGATCACTGCGGATACAACCTTGAAGACCGTCACCATTCAAGATTTGACCGGTTTCTCGGTCGATCAAGACACCGCGAAGGTGGTGGTGAGCAAGCTCGTGGATGGGGATGAGAACAAGGCTGGTTTGCCGATCGATGGCAAGTTCTTGCTGACATTGGTACCGACCAACCCGAACTACAACCCGCTCAATGGCAAGTTCTATTCTGACGAGAACACCGTTGTCGAGTATGTGGTTCAAGGATCCAGCACGGCGACCAACGGCAGCGATTTCAATCTCGCCGTCACGGGAACGGTAACGATCTCGGCCGGGGATACGACCGCCATCTTGACGGTTCCAGTCCTTGAAGACAACTTGGCTGAGTTCACCGAGACGGTGGATATCAAACTCACATCGATCAAGGGAGTGCATGTCGCGGCGATTTCTGCCGACTCCACTCCTGCGACGGTGAGCATCCTCGATGATGACGCCAGCGTTCTCACGATTTCGAGTCCGACCGTTGTGGAAACGGACAGCGGTACGGTGGCGATGAAGTTCTTGGTCACCAGCCCAACGGCTGTTGCAGGTGGTTTCAGTGTTTCCTTTGCGGTAGCGGATGTGACGACTAACAAGTCGGGTCCATCCGATTACAGCGTAGCGACGAGCAGTCCACTTGCCTTCACGGGAATCGCGGGTGAAACGCAATTCATCGTGATCGATGTCAACGGCGACACGTTGGTAGAAGCGACTGAAACCCTCAAGGTAACGTTGACTTCGGCTACTCCTGGATCGCCGCTGGTGATTGCAGGTGCGGTCGGAACGGGAACGATTACGAACGACGACAAGGCCGTCTTCACCATTGCGGATGTAACGGTGGTGGAGGACACGGACAAAACCTCGCCATCCGGCGACGGATCGCCTGCCTTCGTCGAGATGGAATTTGAGGTCAAGGTAAGCAATCCGATCGACGTCGCGACCGACATCGACATCAACTTCACCGACCTCACTGCGGTAGGTGGTGACTTTGACAGCTTCCTCAACATCGCCAAGCCGGTACCGGTGCCGCAGTTGGTGGGTGGAATCGATTACGACAACGATGCCGCCAATGGTGGCGTAGGAGCTTACAATTCGAAGGTGACCTTCAGTGCAAACTCGACCACCAGTCAGAAGTTCCGCGTGCGGGTCAATAACGATTCCATCGTAGAAGGTGGGTTGCTCAACTCCTTTGGCAATGAGCAATTCGAGGTTACGATGGTCGACAAGACCGGAACTCGCAACACCGACGTCAACGATAAGGCGATCGGAACGATCACCGATGACGATGTCGCGACCGTAAGCTTGGTCACCAACGATCCTTTGGCATCGGAACCCTTCGACACAGTCAATGAAGGAAACGGACAGTTCACCGTGGTACAAACCGCGGTATCCAGTTCGCCAACCATCATCAGTTACACGGTAGGTGGCTCGGCGTCGCCGGGTTCTGACTACAAGGCTCTGACTGGTGTCGTCACCATTCCAGCAGGTGCGACCTCGGCGTTCATCGACGTAACGGTTGTGGACAGTGCAGAGTTGGAAGACGACGAGACGGTCGTGGTCACCTTGACCAAGATCACGAGCGGAGACCCCGATGTCACCCTCACGGGAACGTTAGCTGGAACGGTTACGATTTACGACGACGATCAAGCACTCGTGACGCTCAAGGCGAACGATCCGAACGCATCGGAAGATCCTCTCGATGACGGACAGTTCACGGTGAGTTTGTCGGAAGTCAGCGACACCAACACCGTCGTAACGTACTCGATCGCCGCCGGTGTGGGCCAAGCGACCAACGGCGCGGACTACAAAGCGTTGAGTGGAACAGTCACGATCCCAGCGGGTCAAACCGAAACCAAGATCGACGTGAGTGTTCTGCAGGACGTCGCCGTGGAGTCGGCTGAGACTGTGACGCTGACTCTGACCGGTCTGCTTTCGCCCACGAACGCAGATATCAAGATCGGGGGTGCGAACAATGACACCGTCACCATCGCCGACGATTCCGACGGTATCTTGGTCAGCGTGTTCAACAACGGCAATGGAACCGAAGGTGTTTCCAACGGATCGTTTATCATCAAGATCACGAAGGACGATGGGGTGACCCCAGTTCCTGCTCCTCCGTTGGGATTGACGGTAAATTACAGTTCGGCGGGAGGAACAGCGACTGCGGGACCATCTGGTGACTATGTGGCTCTTTCAGGTTCGATTTTCATCCCACCTGGACAAACAACTGGTTTGATCGACGTTTCCGTCAACGATGATTTGTTGGTCGAAGCAACCGAGACAGTTAAGGTCGGGTTGGTTGGACTAGTTCATAGTGGATTTCCGGGTATGGAGCCGGCGTCGATCGGTGTAGGCAATGCCGCTGTCGACATCATCGACAATGACAAAGCGGTCTTCACGGTGGAAGATCTCGTGGTGAACGAGGGAGATGGGTCGGCGACGATCAAGGTTTCGATCAGCAGTAAGCTGGAAGGAATTTCGGTCCCAGTCACGGTCAACTACACACCGCTGACGGCCGGTTCACCTTCCGACTTTGCACCTAGCGGTTCGCAAACAGTCGTGTTCGGTCCTGGAAGTCTGGCACCTCAATCGGTGACGTTCACGATTGTCGACGATTTGCTGGTAGAAGGGCTTGAAGGATTCGGAGTCTCTCTCAGCACGACCTATGTCAACGGACCTGGATTGCATGTCGTGGACACCACAGACGTAGCCGTCGTGGGAATCCTGGATAACGACTTCCAAGTCTTCAATGTTCAGGGAGTAAAAGCAGGATCGTCGGCTTGGTCAGCAACGTTTAACGACTTTGTTGACAATACTGGCGCACCAGTGGGGCAGAGAGGATTCTCGATACCAGCGGGCGCAGCGCAAGCAACAACGCTGCCGTGGGCAAACATTAATCGATTGTTCGTCAATTTCAGCCAGGATCCAGATCCAGCGACTCTGACTCCCGCGAACTTCGTTCTGTTTGGATTGCAAGGTGCAGCCACGCCATCGGTTACTTCCGTAGCCTATGACACCTCGACCAATATTGCGACACTCACCCTGAGTGGAAACATTACGAACGATCGGCTGCGATTGTTGGTTTCGGACAGTGTAACCTACCTGGGAACTCCGCTGGATGGCGAGTGGGCCAACAATGCTGACTCCTTCGACTCCGGCAATGGAACACCGGGTGGCGCATTCAACTTTACATTCAATGTGCTGCCAGGTGATGTGGATCGTTTCTCAACCGTGAACATTGCAGACGCAAGTTTGGCATTCGGAGCGATTGGTGCATCGACAGACGGCACCAACGCCTTCCCTGCACCAAACACCAGTCCGTATACGATATTTAAGGATGTGGATGGAAGCGGGACCGTCAATATCGCGGATGCAGCGATCACCTTCGGGCGACTTTCACTCCCACTCAATTCACTCCCCGTGGGCTCACCCGGAAGCTTTGGGACGGGTAACACTGGAGCTGGTGACTACGAAAAGGAAGCCGTTCTCCGTTCCCTCAAGAGTCAATTAGGCGATTGGGCGCCATCACCGATCGAAATGGCTCCTTACGAACCTGATGTCACGGGAATCGACGAGGCCATGGAGTCGTTCGATGAGCTTGACCTGGTGTTAGGCGATGGGGAATTCTTGAGCGGCAACTCGGGAGAATCTCTCTAA
- a CDS encoding PEP-CTERM sorting domain-containing protein encodes MYRVLVLVACLFSQSVCHAGFFFQVENVNLVSDGVNPTVGSANVYLFTDNPAIDIASFPTITGYGVSLQPTSFSGLSAAQVQLTSATFSSAPFAPLFPSAPTVTANEVGGLERMTVTTNFGDLALNPSVVNNAGLFKVNFSVAAGATGSFSINPINSAGPPSFESLMFGATGSVNPGLTGGTVTISAVPEPGSMLLLAVSGSLVGIVARRRFKAVRS; translated from the coding sequence ATGTATCGCGTCCTTGTTTTAGTGGCATGCCTCTTTTCGCAAAGCGTTTGCCATGCAGGCTTCTTTTTCCAAGTAGAGAATGTCAACTTGGTTTCGGACGGGGTAAACCCGACTGTTGGATCTGCGAATGTGTATTTATTTACCGACAATCCAGCGATTGATATCGCTAGTTTTCCAACGATTACAGGGTATGGTGTAAGCCTCCAGCCAACTAGTTTCTCTGGGTTGAGTGCAGCACAGGTTCAATTGACCTCGGCTACCTTTTCTTCTGCTCCATTTGCTCCTTTATTCCCAAGTGCGCCGACAGTGACGGCTAACGAAGTTGGGGGGCTGGAACGAATGACGGTGACGACGAATTTTGGGGATCTTGCTCTGAACCCAAGTGTTGTCAACAACGCAGGTCTATTCAAAGTTAATTTCTCCGTCGCTGCCGGAGCCACTGGATCGTTTTCGATCAATCCGATCAACTCCGCAGGACCTCCTTCCTTTGAATCTTTGATGTTTGGTGCTACAGGATCGGTGAACCCTGGGCTGACAGGTGGGACGGTGACGATCTCCGCTGTCCCAGAGCCAGGGAGCATGTTGCTGTTAGCGGTTAGCGGATCATTGGTCGGTATTGTAGCCAGACGCCGATTCAAGGCTGTGCGATCATAG